In Anaerolineales bacterium, the following proteins share a genomic window:
- a CDS encoding adenylate kinase produces MKSITTEDSMILVLLGPPGAGKGTQAERLQETFNLVHVASGDLFRENLREKTELGKLAQKYMDRGELVPDDVTIGMIRSRLEQPDAAEGVILDGFPRTIAQARGLDEMLDAMDRELSAVLHIAVPDEELIRRLSGRWICEQCQTPYHVLSNPPREAGICDVCGGKLYQREDDKPETVRARLKVYHEQTSPLIEFYRKADLLREVDGSGGIDEVWQALKKTVEDLG; encoded by the coding sequence ATGAAATCAATCACAACGGAGGACAGTATGATCCTGGTCTTGCTCGGTCCGCCCGGCGCCGGTAAAGGTACACAAGCCGAACGCTTGCAAGAGACGTTCAATCTGGTACACGTCGCAAGTGGCGATCTTTTTCGTGAAAACTTGCGCGAAAAGACAGAACTGGGAAAGCTGGCGCAGAAATATATGGATCGTGGCGAATTGGTCCCGGACGATGTGACCATCGGCATGATACGCTCCCGTCTCGAACAACCCGATGCTGCCGAAGGCGTCATTCTCGACGGATTCCCCCGCACGATCGCACAAGCGCGCGGCCTGGATGAAATGCTCGATGCTATGGATCGAGAATTGAGCGCAGTGCTCCACATTGCAGTTCCGGATGAAGAACTGATCCGGCGTCTTTCCGGGCGCTGGATTTGCGAGCAATGTCAAACGCCGTATCACGTCCTTTCCAACCCGCCACGAGAAGCGGGGATATGCGACGTGTGCGGCGGGAAATTGTATCAGCGCGAGGACGACAAACCGGAGACTGTCCGTGCACGGCTCAAGGTCTATCACGAACAAACCTCCCCGTTGATCGAATTTTATCGGAAAGCAGACCTGCTGCGTGAAGTGGATGGTTCAGGAGGCATCGACGAAGTATGGCAGGCGCTAAAGAAGACCGTAGAAGATCTCGGTTGA